In one Zalophus californianus isolate mZalCal1 chromosome 10, mZalCal1.pri.v2, whole genome shotgun sequence genomic region, the following are encoded:
- the ZG16B gene encoding LOW QUALITY PROTEIN: zymogen granule protein 16 homolog B (The sequence of the model RefSeq protein was modified relative to this genomic sequence to represent the inferred CDS: inserted 1 base in 1 codon; substituted 1 base at 1 genomic stop codon): protein MLVTVPFCLCRPXGQDNKHSASGSFLQDASGIPPGRAXTTIPSCSPGGPRSFLLDGGPRGWGGYKGPGGEHPGTRQCATRTGRRTLVDRSLGTHHSEAMLLWLAFTLLWSTTSWAQQMYGQGGGKYFSTSRNCEITGIRVAVDLLGLVKSIQVRCGVSWSTVFGAPGGTTQEFILQPGEHIQMIYGSYRMFIRYLIISTDQGRYAMFGRESGNSFIVFPDEDGKVLTGICGQHKLLGLSGLCFRWGYPLEDEEWTTEQPTNCTRDMTDSP from the exons ATGCTTGTCACTGTCCCATTTTGTTTGTGTAGGCCATGAGGCCAAGACAATAAACACAGTGCATCCGGGAGCTTCCTCCAGGATGCCTCTGGGATTCCCCCAGGAAGAG TGACCACCATTCCTTCCTGTTCCCCTGGTGGCCCTCGTTCCTTCCTTCTGGATGGGGGCCCAAGGGGATGGGGTGGGTATAAAGGGCCAGGTGGAGAGCACCCAGGCACAAGACAGTGCGCCACCAGGACTGGGCGACGGACTCTCGTGGACAG GAGCCTTGGGACTCACCATTCAGAGGCCATGCTGCTGTGGCTGGCTTTCACCCTCCTGTGGAGCACCACCTCCTGGGCACAGC AGATGTACGGGCAAGGAGGAGGCAAATATTTCAGCACCTCCAGAAACTGTGAAATCACCGGTATCCGGGTGGCTGTGGATCTCCTGGGCCTGGTAAAGAG TATCCAGGTGAGATGTGGTGTGTCCTGGAGCACAGTGTTCGGTGCCCCAGGTGGGACTACCCAGGAATTCATCCTGCAGCCGGGAGAACACATCCAAATGATCTATGGCTCCTACAGAATGTTTATCCGGTACCTGATCATATCCACAGATCAAGGGCGCTATGCCATGTTTGGAAGGGAAAGTGGCAACAGCTTCATCGTCTTCCCCGATGAGGACGGGAAGGTACTCACGGGAATCTGTGGCCAGCATAAGCTTTTAGGCCTTTCGGGCCTCTGCTTTCGGTGGGGCTACCCTCTAGAGGATGAGGAGTGGACCACTGAACAACCAACTAACTGTACTAGAGACATGACAGACTCCCCCTGA